CTTTTCTCAATAGTTTCTTCATTAGTTTCGAGTGGGTTACTCCAATGACAATGCTTTTCTGATCCTTTAGAAACACCCTCAAAGCAATCATAACAAGTTATCCAACATTTATATATTTAAATTCCTGTGCTCATTACATTATGCTGGTGGCGTTGGTTATGATATCTTGATCCACCGCTCCTCGAGGAGCTTTATAATCCTCTCCACAAGCTCCTTAGGGACCGTGGGATACTGCTCATGGATCCTCTCAGCATTATAGCCCATCTCCCAGAGCTCAAGGATGTACTGAACGGGAACCCTCGTACCCCTAACCACAGGCTTACCCCCACAAACATCTGGATCAGAGACAA
This Candidatus Bathyarchaeota archaeon DNA region includes the following protein-coding sequences:
- a CDS encoding DUF433 domain-containing protein, whose product is MSEDYLIVSDPDVCGGKPVVRGTRVPVQYILELWEMGYNAERIHEQYPTVPKELVERIIKLLEERWIKIS